The segment TTATCACAAATGTCATATTAAAAGGTGATTAATGACCCAAAATAAGTGTACTATGATTATTTAACAATTCTCCTCGCATTAGATAAGAatgaaaaactgttttaaaagacCACTTCCAATATATAGATACCATGGAAAGTAATTGTATTATAAATTACcaagaatcttttaaaatcttcatttccTTGTTCCCAGATTCTATAAATTCATTTTAGAGAAGTAAAGTTAAATGGGGAAAGCATTTCAGGCACTATGCAATTCAATAGAGCATTTATTAACTGTTTCTTAAAAGGTACTCTAGCATTGCAAGAGTAATGAAAATCGTCTCCTTTATATTATCTATTATCCTTCCTCTCTACCTCTATTTGAAAACCTTAAAGCAGATTGGTGGtctctctttaaaaaatctgctaataaaattttgtttgcaGAAATTATCAAAGGGCTGTTAGGATACCTCATGTACACTACATTTATTTACTATAAGTAATTTTGAAATAGGAATCAGGTTTATAAGATGTTCCTCAAAACAGAAGGTTTGTGACCTGATTTACATCTGTCCTCCCGAAACTGCAGTACATTCAGATCTCAGATGACTGAAGTTCTGCTATCAGAAGATTATTCTCAAAGTCATTTGGTATGTGTACCTACAGTCAATCAAGCTCCAATCTTAATACCAAGTAAAGGTATATCCTGGCCTACCCAACTCTTGCTACCCTTTTTGAAATGTATGCCTACAAAGTAGGGTGCAGCCTGAATTAAATGAGTGTCCTcctttctatggacagaggagctggctggGCCATAGTCCTTGAGGCCACAAAAGTGTCAGATAAgacttggagactaaacaacaacaatttcctTTCTATAAGCAATAGATATGTAAGTATTCTATTATTTTGAATGAATTGTCTCACTATTGTAAGCTAGAGTTTTCATAGAAAGCAGTATAACTCATTGGCAAATGACTATCACAGAAATAGCTAGTCCTATACTGGAAACATAACTACTTTTTGAAAACCCTAAGTAAAAGCCCATCTATTCAATCAACATTTTTTctctaagaatattttttaatctagGTAGAGTATCTTGAGAATGAAGAAGTGTTTTCAAAATTATACTCAGTTTTACTTAGTTGTTATAGGGAAGAATATCATACTAATATCTactctttagatttttttcaaattaaagtcaTTTTCTCTACACTCTACAGCACGGAACTCtgatcttgttcagttcagttcagtctctcagtcatgtctgactctttggaccaccatggatggtaacatgccaggcttccctgtccttcaccatctcccagagcttgctcaaactcatgcctattgagttcatgatgccatccaactatctcatcctctgacgtcccattcgcctcctgccttcaatttttcccagaatcagggtctattcaaatgagtcagttctttgcatcaggtggccaaactattggagtttcagcttcagcatcagtccttccaatgaatattcaggactgatttcctttaggatggactggtttggtctccttgctgtccaagggcctctcaagagtcttctccaacaccacagttcaaaagcatcaattcttcagcactcagctttctttatagtccaactctcatatccatacatgactactggaaaaaccatagctttgactagacagacctttatcggcaaagtactatctctgctctttaatatgctgtctgggttggtaatagcttttcttccaaggagcaagcatcttttaatttcatggctgcagtcaccatgtgcagtgattttagagatcaagagaataaagtctgtcactgttgccattgtttccattgtttgccatgaggtgatgggttcagatgccatgagcttagttttctgaatgttgagctttaagccaactttttctctctcctctttcattttcatcaagaggctctttagttcttctttgctttctgccataagggtggtgtcatctgcatatctgaggttattgatatttctcccggaatcttgattccagcttgtgcttcatccagtctgtcaTTTTgtatcatgtactctgcatataagttaataagcagagtgacaatatacagcctttacatattcctttcccaatttgaaaccagtctgttgttccatgtctgcttctaattgttgcttcttaacctgcatacaggtttctcaggaggcaggtaaggtggtctggtataatTTCAACTTCTTGTCTtggaaaatcagatcagatcagatcagtctctcagtcgtgtccgactctttgtgaccccatgaatcacagcacgccaggcctccctgtccatcaccatctcccggagttcactgagactcacgtccatcgagtcagcaatgccatccagccatctcatcctctgtcgtccccttctcctcctgccccaaatccctcccatcatcagagtcttttccaatgagtcaactctttgtatgaggtggccaaagtactggagtttcagctttagcatcattccttccaaagaaatcccagggctgatctcctttagaatggactggttggatctccttgcagtaaaggactttcaagagtcttttccaacaccacagttcaaaagcatcagttcttcggcgctcagccttattcacagtccaactctcacatccatacatgaccacaggaaaaaccatagccttgactagatggacctttgttggcaaagtaatgtctctgcttttgaatatgctatttaggttggtcataactttccttccaaggagtaagcgtcttttaatttcatggctgcagttaccatctgtagtgattttggagcccagaaaaataaagtctgacactgtttccactgtttccccatctatttcccatgaagtggtggaccGGATGCTGAGCTTAATTTCAAattcagaaaatggaaaaggaatgaCTTTCATATGGACAGAAATAAAGGGCAAACTCTTCTATGTGGGATTTTGTTGTTTGTATTTCTAAAAACTAAGGAATCCAAAACAAATTGCAATACACTTACACTGAAGTCTCACcaaaatgtttagttttgtatTGTCTGCTGTTCAATTTCAATATTACATAGAACTGAAACCCCAATGGCAAGTTCCAAAGATAACCAAAGAGAGATGATTTAAAAGGCCTTGCTAGTCATGTGCTTATACACAAGCAACATCAACAACATCTGAAAGCATGTTAATGAATACAGATCTTAAAACCCACTTCAGATCCACTGATTGAGAGTCCTTTACAAAAATTTCCCAAGTGATTCATCTGTATACTAAAATTTGGATGGGTGTTTTCTTCCTCAGCTACACAATAGAATCATCTTGAGAGCATTATTCTAAAAGATGCCTTAAACACTCCCATTCAGACAACTTGTATAATTTTGAGAGCAATAACCAAGTAATTTAATAAGGGGGATGTAAAGTCAAAAATTTAGGACTGAATAGTAGTTTGTTTACCTactgtgttttaaaatacttcttaCGTTATGAACTTTATCTCCCTCAGAGTTATAGTGATGATAAAATAAGTATGATGAAAATTTTCATGAATTGTAAAACCCTAAACCAATGTTATTGTTAATGACTGGCATGATATAAAATCATAAATCCATATTTTTAAGAAGTTAAGCATGTTATTTCCAAAATGATGACATTCAAAGTAAGTCTGAATCAGGAATAAGAAGTATTTATTATATAGTTCTTCCCTGACTCATAATTTGTGCATCATAATGTCAGAAATGGAATAttaagtttgtatttttaataaattaccaACATAATTATTGTCTTTCTTTTATCCCCTGACACATGagctaaaagaaaaatttgaaaatctaaACTCACAACTGTAAACCCAGCCAACTAATACTGACCTGTTGCCCTTCCTCCAATATTCTCTTACTTCATATTATAATACGTATAGAGTCCTTAAACCCGCATCTCTTCTGGATTACTCCAGGTATGAAAATGTGAAATGGAAAGGACCAATTGGACAGACATTGAGTTCATTCTACAGGGACTTTCTGAGTATCCAAGAGCAGAAAAACTCCTTTTTGCAATGTGTTTGTTGATGTACCTGGTGATTCTCCTGGGGAACAGCACTTTGATCATCCTCACTCTCCTGGATTCCCACCTTCACACCcctatgtacttcttcctctgtaATCTTTCCTTCCTTGACATTTGGTACACATCCTCCTTTATCCCCTCAATGCTGATACACTTTCTATCAGAGAAAAAAACTATCTCCTTCACTAGGTGTGTTGTTCAGATGTCTGTCTCTTACACTATGGGGTCGACAGAGTGTGTGCTTCTAGCAGTGATGGCATATGACCGTTCCATAGCCATCTGCAACCCTCTGAGATACCCCATCATCATGAGCAAGGCGCTTTGTATTCAGATGGCAGCTCTCTCCTGGGGACTGGGCTTTCTCAACTCATTGACAGAAACAATTCTTGCAGTGCAGTTGCCCTTCTGTGGAAAAAATGTCATCAATCATTTTGTTTGTGAAATACTGGCTTTTGTCAAGCTAGCTTGCACAGATATATCCTTGAATGAGATTACTATCATGTTGGGCAAtgtactatttttatttgttccATTACTGTTGATTTGTATCTCCTACATTTTCATCCTTTCCACTGTCCTAAGAATCAATTCAGccgaaggaagaaaaaaggcttTTTCCACCTGCTCAGCCCACATAATGGTGGTGACTGTGTTTTATGGGACAATCCTCTTCATGTATATGAAGCCAAAGTCCAAAGACGTTGCTTTTGACAAATTGATTGCCCTGTCCTATGGAGTCATCACACCGATGCTCAATCCTATCATCTATAGCCTGAGAAATACAGAAGTGCATGGCGCTATGAGAAAATTGACAGCTAGACTGGTTCTGGAGGAAAGAATGAGAAATTTGAATCTTTGAATTTGTGTACAAAATAAGCTCATATATTGGATGCAAGGTTTTCAGTATAagcagaacaaaggaaataaaggcTATACGTAAAATCACAGAATTTAAGAGTTGGGAAGAAATTTCAGGGTAATAATCTAACTTCATCATTTATGAAAACAGCATAAAAATGTAGGGATATGTAGTCCGTGAAGTGAGAGCAAACTtttagaaaccagaaaaaaattgaaattaaacttTTCCAGAAATATCCAGGTTTAATTTTTAACAGttaaaaatatgtactttttCATTCCCTTTTTTGAGAGAACTACTTGAGTTCatgttttttctgtttattacTCATTTTTGTTTTACTCAGGGATTTGATCGGCTCCAACCTCATTTTTCtggtgctactgctaagtcacttcagtcgtgtccgactctgtgtgaccccatagacagcaacccaccaggctcccccatccctggaattctccagttaagaacagtggagtgggtttccatttccctctccaaagcatgaaagtgaaaagtgaaagtgaagtcgctcagtcatatccaattcttagggacctcatggattgcagcctaccaggctcctctgtccataggattttccaggcaagagtactggagtagggtgccatatATATTCCTTCTTCTTTCCCTTGCTGTGTTTTTTCTACCCAGTCTGCTACAGTATGCTGGATGCACTATGTAGTTATCCAAATATATCCTGTTCTTTCACACTTAAGGACAATAGTATATTTTCACTTCATCCCCGTTATCATATTTCTCATTTGGTGACAACACAGgcatttaattaaagaaaatttaaatgttttatcttcTGAAAAATCCTTCCAAATTTACCCACAGTgaaagcactgtttacaattgccaagatatggaagcaacctaagtgtccatcagctgatgaatggataaagaagatgtaatgtgtgggtgtatatatatgtgggtgaattttgttgtttacttgctatgTCCGAAATTTTTGGGAACCCATAGACTGTGCCCTGCTGGCTTCTCTGTCTaagagatttctcaggcaagaatactggagtgg is part of the Bubalus kerabau isolate K-KA32 ecotype Philippines breed swamp buffalo chromosome 4, PCC_UOA_SB_1v2, whole genome shotgun sequence genome and harbors:
- the LOC129651763 gene encoding olfactory receptor 13D1-like; amino-acid sequence: MERTNWTDIEFILQGLSEYPRAEKLLFAMCLLMYLVILLGNSTLIILTLLDSHLHTPMYFFLCNLSFLDIWYTSSFIPSMLIHFLSEKKTISFTRCVVQMSVSYTMGSTECVLLAVMAYDRSIAICNPLRYPIIMSKALCIQMAALSWGLGFLNSLTETILAVQLPFCGKNVINHFVCEILAFVKLACTDISLNEITIMLGNVLFLFVPLLLICISYIFILSTVLRINSAEGRKKAFSTCSAHIMVVTVFYGTILFMYMKPKSKDVAFDKLIALSYGVITPMLNPIIYSLRNTEVHGAMRKLTARLVLEERMRNLNL